One Candidatus Eisenbacteria bacterium genomic window carries:
- the larB gene encoding nickel pincer cofactor biosynthesis protein LarB: protein MRPAELRALLRGVRRGSVSESEAARRITAAPAERLEFATLDHQRALRTGFPEVILGQGKSPAQVVGIARRLFARHGLVLATRVEPEARAALLAAFPRAEVHERARCVVLRRRAARGAGRGMVLVVCAGTADLPVAEEALVTARTMGSRAELIADVGVAGLHRLLAHHERLRGARVLVVVAGLEGALPSVVGGLVDRPLVAVPTSVGYGAHFEGLAPLLAMLNSCAAGITVVNVDNGFGAGYAAHLINSPRRT from the coding sequence ATGCGGCCGGCTGAGCTGCGGGCCCTGCTGCGGGGGGTTCGGCGCGGCAGCGTGAGCGAGTCCGAGGCCGCGCGGCGCATCACCGCGGCTCCCGCGGAGCGGCTCGAGTTCGCGACCCTCGACCACCAGCGGGCCCTGCGAACCGGCTTCCCCGAGGTGATCCTCGGGCAGGGCAAGAGCCCCGCGCAGGTCGTGGGGATCGCCCGGCGGCTCTTCGCCCGGCATGGGCTCGTCCTGGCGACGCGCGTCGAGCCCGAGGCTCGCGCGGCGCTGCTCGCCGCGTTTCCACGGGCCGAAGTTCACGAGCGGGCACGATGCGTGGTGCTGAGGCGGCGCGCGGCTCGCGGAGCCGGGCGAGGCATGGTGCTGGTGGTGTGCGCCGGCACGGCCGACCTGCCGGTGGCCGAGGAGGCGCTCGTCACCGCGCGCACCATGGGTAGCCGCGCCGAGTTGATCGCCGACGTCGGCGTGGCCGGGCTGCACCGGTTGCTGGCCCACCACGAGCGGCTGCGCGGCGCGCGCGTGCTCGTCGTCGTCGCCGGCCTGGAGGGCGCCCTGCCGAGCGTCGTCGGTGGCCTGGTGGACCGGCCGCTCGTGGCGGTGCCGACGAGCGTCGGCTACGGTGCGCACTTCGAAGGGCTTGCGCCGCTGCTCGCGATGCTCAACTCGTGCGCCGCCGGGATCACCGTGGTGAATGTGGACAACGGCTTCGGAGCGGGTTACGCCGCACACCTCATCAACTCGCCGCGGAGGACCTGA
- the dusB gene encoding tRNA dihydrouridine synthase DusB produces the protein MGAGVKIGNVELESPFVLAPLAGVSDSPFRQLAREQGAAAVYTEMVSSDGLVRGSAATLEYCAFEPHERPIGIQLFGSDPAVMADATRVLSDLPAGRRPDLVDINMGCPVRKVVNRSAGAALLQDVSRIERIVRAMSDATDLPVTAKIRLGWDGQSRNVVEVAKALEGAGAKAVAIHARTRAEKFEGTAHWDMIAEARRAVGIPVIGNGDVRDAQDAVRMLETTGCDLVMLGRAAFGDPWIFRRIRALAERGETLPPPTAQERLETGIRHLEMLVRSAGEAVAAKEMRKHVAWYIKGLPHSARIREQVNRTRSASEMTALLEEYLGHLAEHGLDAFAPEPALPAAPGTLHAAG, from the coding sequence ATGGGCGCGGGCGTGAAGATCGGGAACGTCGAGCTCGAATCGCCGTTCGTGCTGGCGCCGCTCGCGGGCGTCAGCGACTCGCCCTTCCGCCAGCTGGCCCGCGAGCAGGGAGCCGCCGCGGTCTACACCGAGATGGTGTCCTCGGACGGCCTGGTGCGGGGCAGCGCGGCGACGCTCGAGTACTGCGCGTTCGAGCCGCACGAGCGCCCCATCGGCATCCAGCTCTTCGGATCCGATCCCGCCGTGATGGCCGACGCGACGCGCGTGCTTTCGGACCTGCCGGCCGGAAGGCGCCCCGACCTCGTGGACATCAACATGGGCTGCCCCGTGCGCAAGGTCGTGAACCGCTCCGCCGGCGCCGCCCTGCTGCAGGACGTCTCGCGCATCGAGCGAATCGTGCGCGCGATGAGCGATGCGACCGACCTGCCGGTGACCGCCAAGATCCGGCTCGGCTGGGACGGCCAGTCGCGAAACGTCGTCGAGGTCGCGAAGGCCCTCGAGGGCGCAGGGGCGAAAGCGGTGGCCATCCACGCCCGCACGCGGGCGGAGAAGTTCGAGGGCACCGCGCACTGGGACATGATCGCCGAGGCCCGCAGGGCGGTCGGCATCCCCGTGATCGGAAACGGCGACGTGCGCGACGCGCAGGACGCGGTGCGGATGCTCGAGACGACGGGCTGCGACCTCGTCATGCTCGGGCGCGCGGCGTTCGGCGATCCGTGGATCTTCCGCCGCATCCGGGCGCTGGCCGAGCGGGGCGAGACGCTGCCGCCGCCGACCGCGCAGGAACGACTCGAAACCGGCATCCGCCACCTCGAGATGCTCGTGCGCTCGGCGGGCGAAGCCGTCGCGGCGAAGGAGATGCGCAAGCACGTGGCCTGGTACATCAAGGGCCTGCCGCACAGCGCCCGGATCCGCGAGCAGGTGAACCGCACCCGTTCGGCGTCCGAGATGACCGCGCTGCTGGAGGAGTACCTCGGACACCTCGCCGAACACGGGCTGGATGCGTTCGCCCCCGAGCCGGCGCTGCCGGCGGCGCCGGGGACGCTGCATGCGGCCGGCTGA
- a CDS encoding HAD-IB family phosphatase has product MPFAYLCDFDGTVSPRDIGAAFADRFSPGGAAGRLDLLADWLAGRAGHRELTEAQCALLEVTEAQALAFTRRFRLDPHFAPFVREALGRGDAVMIVSEGLDFYVRDHLARAGFPDLPWAANHAVFEGGRVRVEFPFASAACDSCGNCKAQHVRRYRGRGFHTVLVGDGASDRHGAAAADTVLARGPLREWCAGEGIACVPVEGFGDVAEFARRRDLETPLPRPSRLAGGSPARGSRRT; this is encoded by the coding sequence ATGCCGTTCGCGTACCTGTGCGACTTCGACGGCACGGTCTCGCCGCGCGACATCGGCGCGGCGTTCGCCGACCGCTTCTCGCCCGGCGGGGCCGCCGGCAGACTCGACCTGCTCGCCGACTGGCTCGCGGGCCGCGCCGGCCATCGCGAACTGACCGAAGCGCAGTGCGCGCTGCTCGAGGTGACCGAGGCGCAGGCGCTGGCGTTCACGCGCCGCTTCCGCCTCGACCCGCACTTCGCACCGTTCGTGCGTGAGGCGCTCGGGCGGGGAGACGCCGTGATGATCGTCAGCGAGGGTCTCGACTTCTACGTGCGCGACCATCTCGCGCGCGCGGGCTTTCCGGACCTGCCGTGGGCGGCCAATCACGCCGTGTTCGAGGGCGGCCGGGTCCGCGTCGAGTTTCCGTTCGCCAGCGCCGCGTGCGACTCGTGTGGCAACTGCAAGGCTCAACACGTGCGCCGCTACCGCGGTCGGGGCTTCCACACCGTGCTGGTCGGCGACGGCGCCAGCGACCGCCACGGCGCCGCGGCGGCCGACACCGTGCTCGCGCGCGGTCCGCTGCGCGAGTGGTGCGCGGGCGAAGGAATCGCCTGCGTGCCGGTCGAGGGCTTCGGCGACGTCGCGGAGTTCGCGCGTCGTCGCGACCTCGAAACTCCGCTGCCCCGGCCGAGCCGGCTCGCGGGAGGCTCCCCGGCCCGCGGCTCGAGGCGGACCTGA
- a CDS encoding S41 family peptidase: MIRRRVLLGVLLAVLFTLGWWAGRGRATSGFYSNVDLFVEVLYAVQSNYVDEPDPARLVQGGLSGMMRVLDASSEYLDAKDWKIAESESPGDADGSGLFVGTREGWPVVIAPIEGSPAWRAGLAEGDIITRIDGHSAWGLGPAEIATRLRGPAGTTVTLSVLRGDAPHDRDLVLTRGTVQLPAVRGTLVLDGGVGYLRLTTFNSRASAQVRAALDTLRRAGARSLVLDLRGNPGGLPEQALGVAGSFLPAGSELAATRGRRAGADGRLVVPRGGTRVTWPMAVLVDGGTASVAEILAGSLQDLDRALLVGTSTFGSGDVQSLIPLRGGEGGVRLTTARYLTPSGRVVSRAASGTGDDEEAEDDPTLAAADTAAADSAARPEYRTASGRTVRGGGGIAPDLEAHADSLPPVAGAAAVRAALSRDAAFLRAAEVLRRAKGPADVFAFAKLPGPPATPPAATPRRASPPATRPGAGSR; the protein is encoded by the coding sequence TTGATCCGCCGTCGCGTTCTGCTGGGCGTGCTGCTCGCGGTGCTCTTCACCCTCGGCTGGTGGGCGGGTCGTGGCCGGGCGACCAGCGGCTTCTACTCGAACGTGGACCTGTTCGTCGAGGTGCTGTACGCGGTGCAGTCGAACTACGTGGACGAGCCGGATCCGGCGCGACTCGTGCAGGGCGGGCTGAGCGGCATGATGCGCGTGCTCGACGCCTCGTCGGAGTATCTCGACGCGAAGGACTGGAAGATCGCCGAGTCGGAGTCGCCGGGCGACGCCGACGGCTCGGGCCTGTTCGTCGGCACGCGGGAAGGCTGGCCGGTGGTGATCGCGCCGATCGAAGGCTCCCCGGCGTGGCGGGCGGGGCTGGCCGAGGGCGACATCATCACGCGAATCGACGGCCACTCGGCCTGGGGCCTTGGGCCGGCGGAGATCGCCACCCGGCTGCGCGGGCCGGCGGGCACGACCGTCACGCTCTCGGTCCTGCGCGGTGACGCGCCGCACGATCGCGATCTGGTGCTGACGCGCGGGACGGTTCAGCTGCCGGCCGTGCGCGGCACGCTCGTGCTGGACGGCGGCGTCGGCTACCTGCGCCTGACGACGTTCAACTCGCGCGCATCCGCGCAGGTGCGCGCGGCGCTCGATACGTTGCGGCGCGCGGGCGCGCGAAGCCTGGTTCTGGATCTGCGCGGCAATCCAGGCGGGCTCCCCGAGCAGGCCCTCGGCGTCGCCGGGTCGTTCCTGCCCGCCGGCTCGGAGCTCGCCGCCACCCGCGGCCGCAGGGCCGGGGCCGACGGCCGGCTCGTCGTCCCCCGGGGCGGCACGCGGGTGACGTGGCCGATGGCCGTGCTGGTGGACGGCGGCACCGCGTCGGTGGCCGAGATCCTGGCGGGTTCACTGCAGGACCTCGACCGCGCGCTGCTCGTCGGGACGAGCACGTTCGGCAGCGGTGACGTGCAGAGTCTGATTCCGCTGCGCGGCGGCGAAGGCGGGGTTCGCCTCACCACCGCCCGCTACCTGACGCCGAGCGGGCGTGTCGTGAGCCGGGCGGCGAGCGGCACCGGGGACGATGAAGAGGCCGAGGACGACCCGACCCTCGCGGCCGCCGACACCGCCGCCGCCGATTCGGCCGCCCGGCCGGAGTACCGCACGGCCTCCGGTCGGACGGTGCGCGGGGGAGGCGGCATCGCGCCGGATCTCGAGGCTCATGCGGACTCGCTGCCGCCGGTGGCGGGCGCGGCCGCCGTGCGCGCGGCCCTTTCGCGGGACGCGGCGTTCCTGCGCGCGGCCGAGGTGCTGCGGCGCGCGAAGGGACCCGCGGACGTGTTCGCGTTCGCGAAGCTCCCGGGCCCGCCCGCGACTCCGCCGGCCGCGACTCCCCGGCGGGCTTCACCTCCGGCGACGCGCCCGGGCGCGGGGTCGCGCTGA